The Salmonella enterica subsp. houtenae serovar Houten genome has a segment encoding these proteins:
- a CDS encoding membrane protein, with the protein MTLPFKPHLIALVCSAGLFAASGVLYVKSRAPAPAQTQAAVPAPVAKTTFASAQIDQWVAPVALYPDALLSQVLMASTYPANVVQAVQWSRDNPTLQGDAAIQAVAGQPWDPSVKSLVAFPQLMALMGENPQWVQNLGDAFLAQPQDVMDAVQRLRLLAQQTGSLKSTPQQTVTSVPTPSASTAVTTTTTTSPGTPAASSTVIKIEPANPQVVYVPNYNPATVYGAWPNTAYPPVYLPPPPGQQFADSFVKGFGYSLGVATTYALFSSIDWDDDDHHHHDDDHHHDDDYHHGGNGYQHNGDNININVNNYNRISGQNLPGQTMGWQHNPTWRNGVPYPNNTVAQRFHPTNVSGGLSATQQPPVSRDSQRQTAMAQFQQRSHTANASLPAASTRDAQRTAASQQLNQIVRRNNYRGYDNQHDSAQRQMTQQHSAALNSRTQLHHLSQQQRNAAHQQIASSTPQQRQLIRQNRHANVFSGNDSRSPSWQSQQLRGQESRRGSHLNTEQRAAARERFSEHHEFHRR; encoded by the coding sequence ATGACGTTGCCCTTTAAACCCCATCTCATTGCCCTTGTGTGCAGTGCCGGGTTATTTGCCGCTTCGGGCGTACTGTATGTTAAAAGCCGCGCTCCCGCCCCTGCGCAAACGCAGGCCGCTGTGCCCGCGCCTGTCGCGAAAACGACCTTTGCCTCTGCGCAAATCGATCAATGGGTCGCGCCTGTCGCGCTTTATCCCGATGCCCTGCTTTCGCAGGTGCTCATGGCCTCCACCTACCCGGCGAACGTGGTTCAGGCCGTCCAGTGGTCCCGTGATAACCCCACGCTGCAGGGCGATGCCGCTATTCAGGCGGTGGCCGGCCAACCGTGGGACCCCAGCGTCAAATCGCTGGTCGCCTTTCCCCAGTTGATGGCGCTTATGGGCGAGAATCCGCAATGGGTGCAAAACCTGGGCGATGCGTTCTTAGCCCAGCCGCAGGATGTGATGGATGCGGTGCAAAGGCTGCGTCTGCTCGCTCAACAAACCGGTTCGCTAAAATCAACGCCGCAGCAAACCGTCACCAGCGTGCCGACGCCCAGCGCTTCTACCGCCGTCACGACGACCACCACCACGTCTCCCGGTACGCCGGCGGCCTCTTCGACCGTCATTAAAATTGAGCCTGCGAATCCGCAGGTGGTGTACGTGCCGAACTATAACCCCGCGACGGTCTATGGCGCCTGGCCCAATACCGCTTATCCGCCGGTGTATTTGCCGCCCCCTCCGGGACAGCAGTTTGCCGATAGTTTTGTAAAAGGTTTTGGTTATAGTCTGGGCGTCGCCACCACCTATGCGTTGTTCAGCAGCATAGACTGGGATGACGATGATCATCACCACCATGACGACGACCATCATCATGACGATGATTACCATCATGGCGGTAACGGTTATCAACACAATGGCGATAATATCAACATCAATGTCAATAATTACAACCGGATATCCGGGCAAAATCTGCCTGGTCAAACGATGGGCTGGCAGCATAACCCCACCTGGCGCAACGGCGTCCCCTATCCGAATAATACCGTCGCGCAACGATTCCATCCCACCAACGTTAGCGGCGGGCTAAGCGCAACGCAGCAACCCCCAGTGTCTCGCGATAGTCAACGCCAGACGGCCATGGCGCAATTCCAACAGCGCAGCCATACGGCGAACGCGTCTTTGCCAGCGGCAAGCACCCGCGATGCCCAGCGTACGGCGGCCTCTCAACAGTTAAACCAGATAGTCCGGCGTAATAATTATCGCGGTTATGACAATCAGCATGACAGCGCGCAGCGGCAGATGACGCAGCAGCATAGCGCGGCGCTGAACTCCCGGACGCAGCTACATCACTTGTCGCAGCAACAGCGTAACGCGGCGCATCAGCAGATCGCGTCCTCTACGCCGCAGCAGCGCCAGTTAATACGCCAGAACAGGCACGCCAATGTGTTTAGCGGGAACGACAGTCGATCGCCGTCATGGCAATCGCAACAGTTACGCGGCCAGGAAAGCCGTCGCGGCAGTCACTTAAACACCGAGCAACGCGCCGCCGCGCGGGAGCGTTTTTCTGAACACCATGAATTTCATCGCCGTTAA
- the SBOV01131 gene encoding probable secreted protein, translating into MKKVMLSALLLSLPLLGYAQERFPSPEAAASAFAAAVAGKNETQLTALLGDDWRQFLPPEGADPEAVARFNRDWREGHRIVQKDNTAHLNVGREDWQLPVPMVKEADGWRFDMAAAGNEILTRTIGRNELSTLQAMHAYVDAQQDYYLQNHRWAHRIISSEGQKDGLYWPTKAGEVPSPLGPNFSPAAPDEGYHGYHFRIISDNDGHGAALLAWPMHYGETGVMSFMVNQDDRIYQADLGKETESNVQAITRFAPDAQWQVAE; encoded by the coding sequence ATGAAAAAGGTTATGTTAAGCGCTCTGTTACTGTCGCTACCCTTGCTGGGCTACGCGCAGGAACGGTTCCCCTCGCCGGAAGCGGCCGCCAGCGCCTTCGCCGCGGCGGTAGCCGGAAAAAATGAAACGCAGCTTACCGCACTACTGGGCGATGACTGGCGGCAATTTCTGCCGCCGGAAGGCGCCGATCCAGAGGCCGTGGCCCGCTTCAATCGTGACTGGCGCGAAGGCCATCGCATTGTACAAAAAGACAATACGGCGCATCTGAATGTCGGACGAGAAGACTGGCAGCTCCCGGTGCCAATGGTGAAAGAGGCTGACGGCTGGCGCTTTGATATGGCGGCAGCCGGGAATGAGATCCTCACCCGAACTATTGGGCGAAATGAACTTTCTACCTTACAGGCCATGCATGCTTACGTTGATGCGCAGCAGGACTATTACCTGCAAAACCATCGCTGGGCGCACAGGATAATCAGTAGCGAAGGCCAAAAAGATGGCCTGTACTGGCCAACCAAAGCGGGCGAAGTCCCCAGTCCATTAGGCCCAAACTTTAGCCCCGCAGCGCCAGACGAGGGTTATCACGGCTACCATTTCCGCATTATCAGCGATAACGACGGTCACGGCGCGGCGCTTCTGGCCTGGCCAATGCATTACGGCGAAACCGGGGTGATGAGTTTTATGGTCAACCAGGACGATCGTATTTATCAGGCGGATTTAGGCAAGGAGACGGAGAGTAACGTTCAGGCTATCACGCGTTTTGCGCCAGACGCGCAGTGGCAGGTCGCCGAATAA
- a CDS encoding putative secreted protein, giving the protein MKLFLTTAALTATLISGMAFASDPVIPWATNSGGTESTHIAAMGEDLNAQHQQITHTREGVWAANSGSIQADEAALTSNKPPVQGHPELMPHQG; this is encoded by the coding sequence ATGAAACTTTTTCTAACGACAGCAGCGCTAACCGCGACGTTGATCTCCGGCATGGCATTCGCCAGCGATCCCGTCATCCCCTGGGCGACTAACAGCGGCGGTACGGAAAGTACGCATATTGCGGCAATGGGCGAGGATTTGAATGCGCAGCATCAGCAGATCACCCACACGCGTGAAGGCGTATGGGCGGCCAATTCCGGCAGCATTCAGGCTGATGAAGCCGCGCTGACCAGTAACAAGCCGCCGGTACAAGGCCACCCGGAATTAATGCCGCATCAGGGGTAA
- the lpdA gene encoding dihydrolipoamide dehydrogenase yields MSTEIKTQVVVLGAGPAGYSAAFRCADLGLETVIVERYNTLGGVCLNVGCIPSKALLHVAKVIEEAKALAEHGIVFGEPKTDIDKIRTWKEKVITQLTGGLAGMAKGRKVKVVNGLGKFTGANTLEVEGENGKTVINFDNAIIAAGSRPIQLPFIPHEDPRVWDSTDALELKEVPKRMLVMGGGIIGLEMGTVYHALGSEIDVVEMFDQVIPAADKDIVKVFTKRIGKKFNLMLETKVTAVEAKEDGIYVSMEGKKAPAEAQRYDAVLVAIGRVPNGKNLDAGKAGVEVDDRGFIRVDKQLRTNVPHIFAIGDIVGQPMLAHKGVHEGHVAAEVIAGKKHYFDPKVIPSIAYTEPEVAWVGLTEKEAKEKGISYETATFPWAASGRAIASDCADGMTKLIFDKESHRVIGGAIVGTNGGELLGEIGLAIEMGCDAEDIALTIHAHPTLHESVGLAAEIFEGSITDLPNPKAKKK; encoded by the coding sequence ATGAGTACTGAAATCAAAACTCAGGTCGTGGTACTTGGGGCGGGCCCGGCAGGCTATTCTGCCGCTTTCCGTTGCGCTGATTTAGGTCTGGAAACCGTAATCGTAGAACGCTACAACACCCTTGGCGGTGTTTGTCTGAACGTCGGCTGTATCCCTTCTAAAGCTCTGCTGCACGTGGCAAAAGTTATCGAAGAAGCGAAAGCGTTGGCTGAGCACGGTATCGTCTTCGGCGAGCCGAAAACCGACATTGACAAGATTCGTACCTGGAAAGAGAAAGTCATCACGCAACTGACCGGCGGTCTGGCGGGTATGGCGAAAGGCCGTAAAGTAAAAGTGGTCAACGGTCTGGGTAAATTCACCGGGGCCAACACCCTGGAAGTGGAAGGTGAAAACGGCAAGACCGTGATCAACTTCGACAACGCGATCATCGCGGCGGGTTCTCGTCCGATCCAATTACCGTTTATTCCTCATGAAGACCCGCGCGTATGGGATTCTACCGACGCTCTGGAACTGAAAGAAGTGCCGAAGCGTATGCTGGTGATGGGCGGCGGTATCATCGGTCTGGAAATGGGTACCGTATACCACGCGCTGGGTTCAGAGATTGACGTGGTTGAAATGTTTGACCAGGTTATCCCGGCGGCTGATAAAGACATCGTTAAAGTCTTCACCAAGCGCATCGGCAAGAAATTCAACCTGATGCTGGAAACCAAAGTGACCGCCGTTGAAGCGAAAGAAGACGGTATTTACGTGTCGATGGAAGGCAAAAAAGCCCCGGCTGAAGCGCAGCGTTATGATGCGGTTCTGGTGGCGATTGGTCGTGTGCCGAACGGTAAAAACCTCGATGCGGGCAAAGCCGGCGTGGAAGTTGACGACCGTGGCTTCATCCGCGTGGATAAACAGTTGCGCACCAACGTGCCGCACATCTTCGCTATCGGCGATATCGTCGGTCAGCCGATGCTGGCCCATAAAGGCGTTCACGAAGGTCACGTTGCCGCTGAAGTTATCGCCGGTAAGAAACACTACTTCGATCCGAAGGTTATCCCGTCTATCGCTTACACCGAGCCAGAAGTGGCATGGGTTGGCCTGACCGAGAAAGAAGCGAAAGAGAAAGGTATCAGCTACGAAACCGCCACCTTCCCGTGGGCAGCTTCTGGCCGTGCGATCGCTTCCGATTGCGCAGACGGCATGACCAAACTGATTTTCGACAAAGAATCTCACCGCGTGATTGGCGGGGCGATTGTCGGCACCAATGGCGGCGAGCTGCTGGGCGAAATCGGACTGGCGATCGAGATGGGCTGTGACGCGGAAGACATCGCGCTGACCATTCATGCGCACCCGACTCTGCATGAGTCCGTGGGCCTGGCGGCGGAAATCTTCGAAGGTAGCATTACTGACCTGCCGAACCCGAAAGCGAAGAAGAAATAA
- the aceF gene encoding dihydrolipoamide acetyltransferase, with protein MAIEIKVPDIGADEVEITEVLVKVGDKVEAEQSLITVEGDKASMEVPSPQAGIVKEIKVSVGDKTETGKLIMIFDSAEGAADAAPAKAEEKKEAAPAAAPAAAAAKDVHVPDIGSDEVEVTEVMVKVGDTVEAEQSLITVEGDKASMEVPAPFAGTVKEIKVNTGDKVSTGSLIMVFEVAGAAPAAAPAQAAAPAAAAPAASGSKEVNVPDIGGDEVEVTEVMVKVGDKVDAEQSLITVEGDKASMEVPAPFAGTVKEIKISTGDKVSTGSLIMVFEVEGAAPAAAPAKQQAAAPAAPAPAAKTEKPAAPAAKAESKSEFAENDAYVHATPLIRRLAREFGVNLAKVKGTGRKGRILREDVQAYVKDAIKRAEAAPAAAGGGIPGMLPWPKVDFSKFGEVEEVELGRIQKISGANLSRNWVMIPHVTHFDKTDITDLEAFRKQQNAEAEKRKLDVKYTPVVFIMKAVAAALEQMPRFNSSLSEDGQRLTLKKYINIGVAVDTPNGLVVPVFKDVNKKSVTELSRELTTISKKARDGKLTAGEMQGGCFTISSIGGLGTTHFAPIVNAPEVAILGVSKSAMEPVWNGKEFVPRLMMPISLSFDHRVIDGADGARFITIINNMLSDIRRLVM; from the coding sequence ATGGCTATCGAAATCAAAGTACCGGACATCGGGGCAGATGAAGTTGAAATCACCGAGGTTCTGGTCAAAGTGGGCGACAAAGTAGAAGCTGAACAGTCGCTGATCACCGTAGAAGGCGACAAAGCCTCTATGGAAGTCCCGTCTCCGCAGGCTGGCATCGTTAAAGAGATCAAAGTCTCTGTCGGCGATAAAACCGAGACCGGCAAACTGATTATGATTTTCGATTCCGCCGAGGGTGCCGCTGACGCTGCGCCTGCCAAGGCAGAAGAGAAGAAAGAAGCGGCTCCGGCAGCGGCTCCAGCAGCCGCCGCGGCGAAAGACGTTCACGTGCCGGATATCGGCAGCGACGAAGTTGAAGTTACCGAAGTCATGGTCAAAGTTGGCGACACCGTTGAAGCGGAACAGTCGCTGATCACCGTAGAGGGCGACAAAGCCTCTATGGAAGTGCCGGCGCCGTTCGCGGGCACCGTGAAAGAGATCAAAGTGAACACCGGCGACAAAGTGTCTACCGGTTCCCTGATTATGGTCTTCGAAGTGGCGGGCGCAGCGCCTGCTGCAGCACCGGCTCAGGCGGCTGCTCCAGCAGCAGCGGCTCCGGCTGCTTCCGGCTCGAAAGAAGTTAACGTACCGGATATCGGCGGCGACGAAGTTGAAGTCACCGAAGTGATGGTAAAAGTCGGCGATAAAGTAGACGCTGAACAGTCGCTGATCACCGTGGAAGGCGACAAAGCCTCCATGGAAGTGCCTGCGCCGTTCGCGGGCACCGTGAAAGAGATCAAAATCAGCACTGGCGATAAAGTCTCTACCGGCTCGTTGATTATGGTCTTCGAAGTAGAAGGCGCAGCGCCTGCTGCGGCGCCGGCTAAACAACAAGCGGCTGCGCCGGCTGCGCCGGCTCCGGCGGCGAAAACTGAGAAGCCTGCTGCCCCTGCAGCTAAAGCGGAAAGCAAATCTGAGTTCGCTGAAAACGACGCTTACGTTCACGCTACCCCGCTGATTCGCCGTTTGGCGCGCGAGTTTGGCGTTAACCTGGCGAAAGTGAAAGGGACTGGCCGTAAAGGCCGTATCCTGCGCGAGGACGTTCAGGCTTACGTGAAAGACGCTATCAAACGCGCGGAAGCTGCACCGGCTGCTGCGGGCGGCGGTATCCCGGGTATGCTGCCGTGGCCGAAAGTGGACTTCAGCAAGTTTGGTGAAGTGGAAGAAGTCGAACTGGGCCGTATCCAGAAAATCTCTGGCGCGAACCTGAGCCGTAACTGGGTGATGATCCCGCACGTTACGCACTTCGACAAAACCGATATCACCGATCTGGAAGCGTTCCGTAAACAGCAGAACGCCGAAGCTGAGAAGCGCAAACTGGATGTGAAATACACCCCAGTGGTCTTCATCATGAAAGCGGTTGCCGCTGCGCTGGAGCAGATGCCGCGCTTCAACAGCTCGCTGTCTGAAGACGGTCAGCGCCTGACGCTGAAGAAATACATCAACATCGGTGTGGCGGTTGATACCCCGAATGGCCTGGTGGTTCCGGTGTTCAAAGACGTGAATAAGAAAAGCGTCACCGAGCTGTCTCGCGAACTGACCACCATCTCCAAAAAAGCGCGTGATGGTAAGCTGACGGCTGGCGAGATGCAGGGCGGTTGCTTCACTATCTCCAGCATTGGCGGCCTGGGTACTACCCACTTCGCGCCGATTGTGAACGCGCCGGAAGTGGCAATCCTCGGCGTTTCTAAGTCAGCGATGGAACCGGTGTGGAATGGGAAAGAGTTTGTGCCGCGTCTGATGATGCCTATCTCTCTATCCTTCGACCACCGTGTGATCGATGGGGCTGATGGCGCGCGTTTCATTACCATTATCAACAACATGTTGTCTGACATTCGCCGTCTGGTGATGTAA
- the aceE gene encoding pyruvate dehydrogenase E1 component encodes MSERFPNDVDPIETRDWLQAIESVIREEGVERAQYLIDQLLSEARKGGVKVAAGAGVSNYINTIAVEDEPEYPGNLELERRIRSAIRWNAIMTVLRASKKDLELGGHMASFQSSATIYDVCFNHFFRARNEQDGGDLVYFQGHISPGIYARAFLEGRLTQEQMDNFRQEVHGNGLSSYPHPKLMPEFWQFPTVSMGLGPIGAIYQAKFLKYLEHRGLKDTSKQTVYAFLGDGEMDEPESKGAITIATREKLDNLVFVINCNLQRLDGPVTGNGKIVNELEGIFEGAGWNVIKVMWGGRWDELLRKDTSGKLIQLMNETVDGDYQTFKSKDGAYVREHFFGKYPETAALVADWTDEQIWALNRGGHDPKKVYAALKKAQETKGKATVILAHTIKGYGMGDSAEGKNIAHQVKKMNMDGVRYVRDRFNVPVADADIEKLPYITFPEGSEEHKYLHERRQALHGYLPSRQPNFTEKLELPTLEDFGALLEEQSKEISTTIAFVRALNVMLKNKSIKDRLVPIIADEARTFGMEGLFRQIGIYSPNGQQYTPQDREQVAYYKEDEKGQILQEGINELGAGASWLAAATSYSTNNLPMIPFYIYYSMFGFQRIGDLCWQAGDQQARGFLIGGTSGRTTLNGEGLQHEDGHSHIQSLTIPNCISYDPSYAYEVAVIMHDGLERMYGEKQENVYYYITTLNENYHMPAMPEGAEEGIRKGIYKLETLEGSKGKVQLLGSGSILRHVREAAQILAKDYGVGSDVYSVTSFTELARDGQDCERWNMLHPLETPRVPYIAQVMNDAPAVASTDYMKLFAEQVRTYVPADDYRVLGTDGFGRSDSRENLRHHFEVDASYVVVAALGELAKRGEIDKKVVADAITKFNIDADKVNPRLA; translated from the coding sequence ATGTCAGAACGTTTCCCAAATGACGTGGATCCGATCGAAACTCGCGACTGGCTACAGGCGATCGAATCGGTCATCCGTGAAGAAGGTGTTGAGCGCGCTCAGTATCTGATTGACCAACTGCTTTCTGAAGCTCGCAAAGGCGGCGTGAAAGTCGCGGCAGGCGCAGGGGTCAGTAATTACATCAACACTATTGCCGTTGAAGACGAACCGGAATACCCGGGCAATCTGGAGCTGGAACGTCGCATTCGTTCTGCTATCCGCTGGAACGCCATCATGACCGTGCTGCGCGCGTCTAAAAAAGACCTTGAGTTGGGCGGCCACATGGCGTCCTTCCAGTCTTCCGCCACGATCTATGATGTCTGTTTCAACCATTTCTTCCGTGCGCGCAACGAACAGGATGGCGGCGACCTGGTGTACTTCCAGGGCCACATCTCTCCGGGCATCTACGCTCGCGCGTTCCTGGAAGGCCGTCTGACCCAGGAACAGATGGACAACTTCCGTCAGGAAGTGCATGGCAATGGCCTCTCTTCCTACCCGCACCCGAAACTGATGCCGGAATTCTGGCAGTTCCCGACCGTTTCGATGGGGCTGGGCCCAATCGGCGCTATTTATCAGGCGAAGTTCCTGAAATATCTGGAACACCGCGGCTTGAAAGATACCTCTAAACAGACCGTTTACGCCTTCCTGGGCGACGGCGAGATGGACGAGCCGGAATCCAAAGGCGCTATCACCATCGCCACCCGTGAAAAACTGGATAACCTGGTCTTTGTCATCAACTGTAACCTGCAACGTCTTGACGGCCCGGTCACCGGTAACGGCAAAATCGTTAATGAGCTGGAAGGCATCTTCGAAGGTGCTGGCTGGAACGTGATCAAAGTGATGTGGGGCGGTCGTTGGGATGAACTGCTGCGTAAAGATACCAGCGGTAAGCTGATCCAGCTGATGAACGAAACCGTTGATGGCGACTACCAGACCTTCAAATCCAAAGATGGCGCTTATGTGCGTGAGCACTTCTTCGGTAAATACCCCGAAACCGCCGCGCTGGTGGCTGACTGGACTGATGAGCAGATCTGGGCGCTGAACCGTGGTGGTCACGATCCGAAGAAAGTCTACGCTGCACTGAAAAAAGCGCAGGAAACCAAAGGCAAAGCCACCGTCATCTTGGCCCATACCATCAAAGGTTACGGCATGGGCGACTCTGCCGAAGGTAAAAACATCGCGCACCAGGTGAAGAAAATGAACATGGACGGCGTGCGTTACGTCCGCGATCGTTTCAACGTGCCGGTTGCTGATGCTGATATCGAAAAACTGCCTTACATTACCTTCCCGGAAGGTTCTGAAGAACACAAATATTTGCATGAACGCCGTCAGGCGCTGCACGGCTACCTGCCAAGCCGCCAGCCGAACTTCACTGAGAAGCTGGAATTGCCGACTCTGGAAGACTTTGGCGCGCTGCTGGAAGAGCAAAGCAAAGAGATCTCCACCACTATCGCTTTCGTGCGTGCCCTGAACGTGATGCTGAAGAACAAGTCGATCAAAGATCGTCTGGTACCGATCATCGCCGACGAAGCGCGTACTTTCGGTATGGAAGGTCTGTTCCGTCAGATTGGTATCTACAGCCCGAACGGCCAGCAGTATACGCCGCAGGACCGTGAGCAGGTGGCATACTACAAAGAAGACGAGAAAGGCCAGATTCTGCAGGAAGGTATCAACGAGCTGGGCGCAGGCGCATCCTGGCTGGCTGCGGCGACCTCTTACAGCACCAACAATCTGCCGATGATCCCGTTCTACATCTACTACTCCATGTTCGGGTTCCAGCGTATCGGCGACCTGTGCTGGCAGGCAGGCGACCAGCAGGCTCGCGGCTTCCTGATCGGCGGGACTTCTGGTCGTACGACCCTGAACGGCGAAGGTCTGCAGCACGAAGATGGCCACAGCCATATTCAGTCGCTGACTATCCCGAACTGTATCTCTTACGATCCGTCTTACGCGTATGAAGTTGCGGTCATCATGCATGATGGTCTGGAACGTATGTACGGTGAAAAACAAGAGAACGTTTACTACTACATCACCACGCTGAACGAAAACTACCACATGCCAGCGATGCCGGAAGGTGCCGAGGAGGGTATCCGTAAAGGTATCTACAAACTCGAAACCCTGGAAGGTAGCAAAGGTAAAGTTCAGCTTTTAGGCTCCGGTTCTATCCTGCGTCACGTGCGTGAAGCGGCACAGATTCTGGCGAAAGACTACGGTGTAGGCTCTGACGTCTACAGTGTGACCTCTTTCACCGAGCTGGCGCGTGATGGTCAGGATTGTGAACGCTGGAACATGCTGCACCCGCTGGAAACCCCGCGCGTACCGTACATTGCTCAGGTGATGAACGACGCCCCTGCGGTTGCTTCTACTGACTATATGAAACTGTTCGCCGAGCAGGTCCGTACTTACGTACCTGCTGACGACTATCGCGTACTGGGTACGGATGGCTTCGGTCGTTCCGACAGCCGTGAGAACCTGCGTCACCACTTCGAAGTTGATGCTTCTTATGTGGTTGTCGCAGCGTTGGGCGAACTGGCTAAACGTGGCGAAATCGACAAGAAAGTGGTAGCGGATGCGATTACCAAATTCAACATCGATGCAGATAAAGTTAACCCGCGTCTGGCGTAA
- the pdhR_2 gene encoding pyruvate dehydrogenase complex repressor, translated as MAYSKIRQPKLSDVIEQQLEFLILEGTLRPGEKLPPERELAKQFDVSRPSLREAIQRLEAKGLLLRRQGGGTFVQSSLWQSFSDPLVELLSDHPESQFDLLETRHALEGIAAYYAALRSTDEDKDRIRELHHAIELAQESGDLDAESEAVLQYQIAVTEAAHNVVLLHLLRCMEPMLAQNVRQNFELLYARREMLPLVSTHRTRIFEAIMAGKPEEAREASHRHLAFIEEIMLDRSREESRRERALRRLEQRKN; from the coding sequence ATGGCCTACAGCAAAATCCGCCAACCCAAACTCTCCGATGTGATTGAGCAGCAGCTGGAGTTTTTAATCCTTGAGGGGACATTGCGCCCCGGAGAAAAACTCCCACCGGAACGTGAACTGGCTAAACAGTTCGACGTCTCCCGTCCCTCCTTGCGTGAGGCGATTCAACGTCTCGAAGCGAAGGGATTGTTGCTTCGTCGTCAGGGCGGCGGAACCTTCGTGCAGAGTAGCCTGTGGCAGAGCTTTAGCGACCCGCTGGTGGAACTGCTCTCCGATCACCCTGAATCCCAGTTTGACCTGCTCGAAACGCGCCATGCGCTGGAAGGAATTGCGGCTTATTACGCGGCGCTGCGTAGCACCGACGAAGATAAAGACCGTATTCGCGAGCTGCATCATGCCATTGAGCTGGCGCAAGAGTCCGGCGATCTGGATGCCGAGTCCGAAGCCGTGCTCCAGTATCAAATCGCCGTCACCGAAGCGGCGCACAACGTGGTCTTGCTTCATCTGCTAAGGTGTATGGAGCCGATGCTGGCGCAAAACGTGCGGCAGAACTTCGAATTGCTGTATGCGCGTCGGGAGATGCTGCCGCTGGTGAGTACGCATCGCACCCGTATATTTGAAGCCATTATGGCCGGAAAACCCGAAGAAGCGCGTGAAGCTTCACATCGGCATCTGGCATTTATCGAAGAGATTATGTTGGACAGAAGCCGTGAGGAGAGCCGTCGTGAACGCGCTTTACGCCGTCTGGAGCAGCGCAAGAATTAG
- the pys2 gene encoding VgrG protein, which produces MKMFAWRTCCGTRRRSVINLLPLPDVTDFNDDILVFPANSGIKPIYVYLKDEPRKQPGVVTGKGVELSPGTRWLDMSVTNQGNGAPIPAHIADKLRGMKFKNFDDFREALWLEVSKDPVLME; this is translated from the coding sequence ATGAAAATGTTCGCGTGGCGAACATGCTGTGGAACGAGGAGACGCAGCGTTATAAATTTACTCCCGCTTCCCGATGTAACCGATTTTAACGACGACATCCTGGTCTTTCCGGCGAATTCGGGTATTAAACCGATCTACGTCTATCTGAAAGATGAGCCGAGAAAGCAGCCTGGCGTGGTGACAGGCAAGGGGGTTGAGCTATCGCCGGGAACACGCTGGCTGGACATGTCGGTGACTAACCAGGGTAACGGCGCGCCTATCCCGGCGCATATTGCCGATAAATTGCGCGGGATGAAGTTCAAAAATTTTGATGATTTTAGAGAGGCACTGTGGCTGGAAGTGAGTAAGGATCCGGTGTTAATGGAGTAG